The Blautia pseudococcoides genome segment GTATTGCTATCTACAACAATTATGGGAGCCTGATGGCAGCAGAACCCCTTGCGTCCCAGAAAGAGGACCCTGATGTCACCAGGCAGGACTGGTTTAAACAAGCCATGGGCGAGATGGAGAATATGCATTTTTCCACGCCTCATATCCAGAATCTCTTTGATGACGGAACCTTCCGTTATTACTGGGTGATCTCCTTGAGCCGTGTTGTGGAGCTTACAAATAACGGGGATTCCCAGTTGGGAGTTCTGCTTGTGGATATGGATTATTCCAATATCTCGCGGATGATGAAACAGATCAACACCTTAAATAACGGTCAGTATTATTATCTGTGTGACAGCAACGGGGAGATCATCTATCACATGCGGCAGATTCAGATCAGCGACGGAATCGGCAGTGAGAACAGCAAAGCAGCGGCAAAGTACAAGGATGGCGTCTATGATGAGACATTTCAGGGAGAGCGCCGCAAGGTTATTGTCAACACCATCAGCTATACCGGATGGAAGCTGGTAGGGGTGATCCCCTATTCCACATTTACGCACGGTATGGTCAATATCCGGTATTTTATCATGGCGCTTATGCTCCTGATGGCCATGATGCTTGTGATCATCAACCGTGTTGTTTCTGTGAGGATATCCAGACCTATTCTAAAACTGAATAATTCCGTAATGGAATACGAGGCAGGAGAGAAGCCGGAGATTTATATGGGCGGCCCTCTGGAAATCAGGCATCTGGGGTATTCCATACAGAAGTCCTATGAGCAGATTGAGACGCTTATGAAGGAAATTGTACTGGAACAGAACGAAAGAAGAAAAAGTGAACTTGATGCACTGCAGAGCCAGATCAATCCGCATTTTTTGTACAATGCACTGGAGTCTATTACATGGATGGTGGAAGGCGGACGGAATGACGATGCGGTATTTATGATATCCCAGCTTGCGAAACTTTTCCGGATCAGTCTTTCAAAGGGCCGTACGGTCATCAGTGTAAAAGATGAACTGCAGCATGCGCAGAGTTATATGAATATACAGAAAGTCCGGTATAAGAACGCATTTTCCATTGTGTTTGATGTGGACCCG includes the following:
- a CDS encoding cache domain-containing sensor histidine kinase is translated as MYLKGGLACHLQNTERSIQKVKNKYFGRLKKAEPSGMQSTVMFAISVISISIMLILGIVMYFRFSVLSRQEITQSTQKLMEQAGENLEDYLGSMRQISDAVYYNVIKENDLSNQDMDIQRGMNLLYEANRDNLRSIAIYNNYGSLMAAEPLASQKEDPDVTRQDWFKQAMGEMENMHFSTPHIQNLFDDGTFRYYWVISLSRVVELTNNGDSQLGVLLVDMDYSNISRMMKQINTLNNGQYYYLCDSNGEIIYHMRQIQISDGIGSENSKAAAKYKDGVYDETFQGERRKVIVNTISYTGWKLVGVIPYSTFTHGMVNIRYFIMALMLLMAMMLVIINRVVSVRISRPILKLNNSVMEYEAGEKPEIYMGGPLEIRHLGYSIQKSYEQIETLMKEIVLEQNERRKSELDALQSQINPHFLYNALESITWMVEGGRNDDAVFMISQLAKLFRISLSKGRTVISVKDELQHAQSYMNIQKVRYKNAFSIVFDVDPSIYSYCTVKLILQPILENAIAYGVSSMDDCGEIKVAGRLVDENIIFSVTDNGIGMSKEEVSLILTDSKRVHKHGSGVGLVNVNNRIQILFGKEYGLRIESEPDEGTTVSICIPAVPYTEENCKILEKGYIFSREEMIDKKTQGKER